The Verrucomicrobiia bacterium genome window below encodes:
- a CDS encoding MoxR family ATPase, with amino-acid sequence MSQVSHAPLSGTSDRDVAAIDELRELYQQMGKEVGKVIIGQEQVIEQLLIAILARGHALLMGVPGLAKTTMVHALADVMSLGFNRIQFTPDLMPSDITGTDILQETDQPGRRAFVFVKGPIFANIVLADEINRTPPKTQSALLEAMQEHKVTAAGRVFPLPSPFFVLATQNPIEQEGTYSLPEAQLDRFMFFIHVDYPTLLEERRIARETTGAKSSPPSKLITGEQVLAFQQLVERVPVPDHIYDLAVDLVRMTRPNSPGVPDWVRKWVTWGAGPRAVQYLIRGAKAHAVLHGSYLVRTEDIEAVAKPVLTHRILTNFQAQSEGVTSPHIIGRLVETLRNEKP; translated from the coding sequence ATGAGCCAAGTCTCCCACGCACCCTTGTCCGGCACTTCGGATCGCGATGTCGCCGCTATCGATGAATTGCGCGAACTTTACCAACAGATGGGTAAGGAGGTCGGCAAGGTCATCATCGGCCAGGAACAGGTCATCGAACAACTGCTCATCGCCATCCTCGCGCGCGGCCATGCGCTGCTCATGGGTGTGCCCGGTCTGGCGAAGACCACGATGGTGCATGCGCTGGCGGATGTGATGTCGCTGGGCTTTAACCGCATCCAGTTCACGCCGGACTTGATGCCCTCGGACATCACCGGCACGGACATTTTGCAGGAGACGGATCAACCAGGGCGACGCGCGTTCGTGTTCGTGAAAGGTCCCATCTTCGCGAATATCGTGCTGGCAGATGAGATCAACCGCACGCCGCCCAAGACGCAATCCGCTCTCCTCGAAGCGATGCAGGAGCATAAGGTCACGGCGGCAGGTCGTGTCTTCCCGCTGCCCTCACCGTTCTTTGTTTTGGCCACGCAGAATCCGATCGAGCAAGAAGGCACGTATTCTCTCCCGGAAGCGCAGCTCGATCGTTTCATGTTTTTCATCCACGTGGATTACCCGACGCTCTTGGAAGAGCGCCGCATCGCGCGGGAGACGACCGGTGCGAAATCATCTCCTCCAAGCAAGCTCATCACGGGTGAACAAGTTCTCGCCTTTCAACAACTCGTCGAGCGCGTGCCGGTGCCGGATCACATCTACGACCTCGCCGTGGATCTCGTGCGCATGACGCGACCGAATTCACCGGGTGTGCCGGATTGGGTCCGCAAATGGGTCACTTGGGGGGCTGGTCCGCGCGCAGTGCAATATCTCATCCGCGGTGCGAAGGCCCATGCCGTTCTGCACGGCAGCTACCTCGTGCGCACGGAAGATATCGAAGCCGTCGCGAAGCCCGTACTCACTCATCGCATCCTCACGAACTTCCAGGCGCAGTCAGAAGGCGTCACCAGCCCGCATATCATCGGGCGGTTGGTGGAGACGTTGCGTAACGAGAAGCCTTAA
- a CDS encoding DUF5615 family PIN-like protein has product MKGFFFDENLPSRLTFSPSLPVHFTSELGASPDDTSVWNEARQREWVIVTKDADFSDRIIIRSPPPWVVHLRFGNMRKVQFHAVLARLWPQIESLLKNHKLVNVYLDRVEGIG; this is encoded by the coding sequence ATGAAGGGTTTCTTCTTCGACGAAAATCTGCCTTCAAGACTTACTTTTTCTCCCAGTCTACCAGTTCATTTCACGTCCGAATTGGGAGCAAGCCCTGATGATACTAGCGTATGGAATGAAGCGCGTCAGCGTGAATGGGTGATAGTCACAAAGGATGCCGATTTTTCAGACCGCATCATCATCAGATCGCCTCCACCTTGGGTGGTTCATTTACGATTTGGCAATATGCGTAAAGTTCAATTTCATGCGGTTTTGGCACGGCTCTGGCCTCAAATTGAAAGCCTTTTGAAAAACCATAAGCTAGTGAACGTGTATTTGGATCGAGTAGAGGGGATAGGCTAA
- a CDS encoding DUF433 domain-containing protein yields the protein MAERISINPDICNGKPVVSGTRIAVQTVLEFLAAGDSPEEVLEEYPSLSKEDIQACLNYASKLMANHYTVVTAA from the coding sequence ATGGCAGAGCGAATCTCCATCAATCCAGATATTTGCAATGGGAAGCCGGTAGTTAGCGGAACCCGCATTGCTGTCCAGACGGTATTGGAGTTTTTGGCAGCCGGTGATTCACCTGAGGAAGTGTTGGAAGAATATCCATCTTTGAGCAAAGAAGACATTCAGGCTTGCCTCAACTATGCTTCCAAATTGATGGCCAATCACTACACTGTGGTTACAGCGGCATGA
- the leuA gene encoding 2-isopropylmalate synthase, giving the protein MLKNPATKYRPFPPVQLPNRQWPSRVLTQAPIWCSVDLRDGNQALAVPMNVAQKLELFQALVKCGFKQIEVGFPSASNTEFAFNRLLIEKGHIPADVAIQVLVQAREDLIERTVESLIGAKKVIIHLYNSTSPAQRRVVFGKSKDEIKAIAVQGAKWIKERLHRLQGTEVTLQYSPESFSATEVEFAKEISEAVMDVWQPTPQNKMILNLPDTVEVAMPNVHADQIEWMCTNIKNRESLIISLHTHNDRSTGVAATELGLLAGADRVEGTLFGNGERTGNLDIIIVAMNLYMHGIDPKLDFTDLNAIREVYERCTGMTVPPRHPYSGELVFTAFSGSHQDAIKKGLAEWTKGDRPSWDVPYLTIDPTDISREYHEVIRVNSQSGKGGVAYLLETEFGIELPKDMQREFGPIANDLVDALGREVKAEELKAMFWKEYIERDTPWKLNHFHADGLEGTFRSRATVFRDGQELALTGEGNGPIAAFVNSLTQAGAPKFQVGYYKEHALGAGDSASAIAYIQIKLPDGKTRWGAGVDTNIELASIKAIISALNRI; this is encoded by the coding sequence ATGTTAAAGAACCCAGCAACGAAGTACCGTCCGTTCCCGCCGGTTCAATTACCGAACCGGCAGTGGCCCTCCCGTGTCCTCACGCAAGCCCCCATCTGGTGCAGCGTGGATCTGCGCGATGGCAATCAGGCTCTCGCCGTGCCCATGAACGTGGCCCAGAAGCTGGAGCTTTTTCAGGCTTTGGTGAAGTGCGGCTTCAAGCAGATCGAGGTCGGTTTTCCGTCTGCTTCGAACACCGAGTTCGCCTTCAACCGCCTGCTCATCGAGAAGGGGCACATCCCCGCTGACGTCGCCATCCAGGTGCTCGTGCAGGCGCGCGAGGACTTGATCGAACGCACCGTCGAATCGTTGATCGGCGCGAAGAAGGTCATCATCCATCTCTACAATTCCACCTCGCCCGCGCAACGTCGCGTCGTCTTCGGCAAGTCGAAGGACGAGATCAAGGCCATCGCCGTACAAGGCGCGAAGTGGATCAAGGAACGCTTGCACCGCTTGCAAGGCACGGAAGTCACCTTGCAATATTCGCCCGAGAGCTTCTCGGCCACAGAAGTGGAGTTCGCCAAGGAAATCTCCGAGGCCGTGATGGATGTCTGGCAGCCCACGCCGCAGAACAAGATGATCTTGAATCTGCCGGACACCGTGGAGGTCGCGATGCCGAATGTGCACGCCGACCAGATCGAGTGGATGTGCACGAACATCAAGAATCGCGAGTCCTTGATCATCAGCCTGCACACGCACAATGACCGCAGCACGGGTGTAGCCGCCACGGAGTTGGGCTTGCTCGCGGGCGCGGATCGCGTGGAAGGCACGCTCTTCGGCAACGGCGAGCGAACGGGCAATCTCGATATCATCATCGTGGCGATGAACCTGTACATGCACGGCATCGACCCGAAGTTGGATTTCACGGACTTGAACGCCATCCGCGAAGTCTATGAACGCTGCACCGGCATGACCGTGCCGCCGCGCCATCCTTACTCCGGCGAATTGGTGTTCACCGCCTTCAGCGGTTCGCATCAGGACGCCATCAAGAAAGGCTTGGCCGAATGGACCAAGGGCGATCGCCCGAGCTGGGACGTGCCTTACTTGACCATCGATCCCACGGATATCAGCCGCGAATATCACGAGGTCATTCGCGTGAACAGCCAGTCCGGCAAGGGCGGTGTGGCTTACCTGCTCGAAACGGAATTCGGCATCGAATTGCCGAAGGACATGCAGCGCGAGTTCGGTCCCATCGCGAACGATCTCGTCGATGCCTTGGGCCGCGAAGTGAAGGCCGAGGAATTGAAAGCGATGTTCTGGAAGGAATACATCGAGCGCGATACCCCGTGGAAGCTGAACCACTTCCACGCCGATGGCCTGGAAGGCACCTTCCGCAGCCGCGCCACCGTCTTCCGTGATGGCCAGGAACTCGCTTTGACAGGTGAGGGCAATGGTCCGATCGCGGCCTTCGTGAACTCGCTCACACAAGCCGGTGCGCCGAAGTTCCAAGTGGGCTACTACAAAGAGCACGCTCTGGGCGCGGGCGATTCCGCCTCCGCCATCGCCTACATCCAGATCAAGCTGCCCGATGGCAAGACCCGCTGGGGTGCTGGGGTGGATACGAATATCGAACTCGCGTCCATTAAGGCGATCATCAGTGCGCTGAACCGGATCTGA
- a CDS encoding folylpolyglutamate synthase/dihydrofolate synthase family protein, which yields MTYAEAIQYLYGLQWFGTKLGLENTRALANLCGAPDEQLRFIHVAGTNGKGSVCAMLESIYRHAGLRVGLFTSPHLVAFGERIQINRQMISEADLVRLVTHMQAKLKELPTDQHPTLFEFVTVLALLYFAEQKCDLVIWETGLGGRLDATNIVTPLASVITNIAFDHTQWLGDTLAKIAGEKAGIIKPNLPVLTAADAPEAVNVIRETAAQKQAPLHIIGAAEISAFTYPLSLLGEHQKQNAALALAVVQELQEQLPVNKPAITQGLANVHWPGRLQLVTLANGQRILIDGAHNEDGMTLLRQTLQTTFASEKPVLIMGALEDKDWRQMCTLIAPMVAEIHLVPVSSQRTATPSELAEVCQRINPCVMIHVYETLSQALAATSQKPFRLITGSLYLVGEAMEKLGIAAIPSRDERALNEWGAKR from the coding sequence ATGACCTACGCCGAAGCCATCCAGTATCTCTACGGCCTCCAATGGTTCGGCACCAAGCTGGGCTTGGAAAACACCCGTGCGCTCGCGAATTTGTGCGGAGCGCCGGATGAGCAACTCCGTTTCATCCACGTCGCAGGGACGAATGGTAAAGGCTCCGTTTGCGCGATGCTAGAGAGCATCTATCGCCATGCGGGGTTGCGTGTAGGCCTCTTCACTTCGCCGCATCTCGTTGCTTTCGGTGAACGCATCCAGATCAATCGACAGATGATTTCGGAAGCGGATCTCGTGCGCCTCGTCACGCACATGCAGGCGAAGCTCAAGGAATTGCCCACCGACCAGCATCCCACGCTGTTCGAGTTCGTCACCGTGTTGGCCCTGCTCTATTTCGCTGAACAAAAGTGCGATCTCGTCATCTGGGAAACGGGCCTGGGCGGACGCTTGGACGCCACGAACATCGTCACGCCGCTCGCCAGCGTCATCACGAACATCGCCTTCGACCACACGCAATGGCTCGGCGATACGCTCGCAAAGATAGCGGGTGAAAAGGCAGGAATCATCAAACCAAACCTGCCTGTGCTCACCGCTGCGGATGCGCCGGAAGCAGTGAATGTCATCCGCGAAACCGCCGCGCAAAAACAAGCCCCTCTGCACATCATCGGAGCTGCCGAGATTTCGGCCTTCACCTATCCCCTCTCCCTTTTAGGCGAACATCAGAAGCAAAACGCCGCACTCGCCTTGGCCGTCGTGCAGGAATTGCAGGAACAGCTTCCCGTCAACAAACCCGCCATCACCCAAGGCTTGGCCAACGTCCATTGGCCGGGACGTTTGCAGCTCGTCACGCTCGCGAACGGCCAGCGTATTCTTATCGACGGCGCGCATAATGAGGATGGGATGACCCTGTTGCGGCAGACATTGCAGACCACCTTTGCCTCAGAAAAACCAGTACTCATCATGGGCGCTCTGGAGGACAAGGATTGGCGGCAGATGTGTACTTTGATCGCTCCCATGGTCGCAGAGATTCATCTCGTGCCCGTCTCCAGCCAACGCACCGCGACGCCTTCCGAGTTGGCTGAAGTCTGCCAGCGGATCAATCCCTGCGTGATGATCCACGTCTACGAAACGCTCTCCCAAGCGCTCGCTGCCACCAGCCAAAAACCCTTCCGCCTCATCACCGGTTCTCTCTATCTGGTCGGTGAAGCGATGGAAAAGCTGGGCATCGCCGCCATTCCTTCCCGTGATGAGCGGGCTTTGAACGAATGGGGCGCGAAGCGTTAA
- a CDS encoding CTP synthase codes for MKYIFVTGGVVSSLGKGLTAAALGTLLENRGLKVALQKFDPYLNLDPGTMSPYQHGEVYVLDDGAETDLDLGHYERFTNVKLTRMNNLTSGQVYARVLDKERKGEYLGKTVQVIPHVTDEIQLRITQIAEQSKVDVVITELGGTTGDIEGLPFLEAIREFALEVGYNNVVFLHVTYVPFIKAAGELKTKPTQQSVAKLREIGIAPHILVCRCEKPLDKELRQKISMFCNVPYEAVIEEKDVDHSIYEVPLMLQRERMDELVCKLLHLETPAPNMAHWQDIIRKLIAPQHRVRIGVVGKYIELNDAYKSVYEAVIHGGVANDCGIEIEKVDAEDIEKFGAEKILKGLGGILVPGGFGERGIEGKIMAARYARENKVPYLGLCLGMQIACIEFARNVLGHAGAHSTEFDAQTSNPVICLMDEQKKVTTKGGTMRLGSQACHLAEGSKAAALYKSNVIHERHRHRYEFNNAYRQQYEDKGFSFSGTSPDGKLVEVIELKDHPFYVASQFHPEFQSKPNMPHPLFQGFIAAVHQHMHHKPL; via the coding sequence ATGAAATACATTTTCGTCACAGGCGGCGTGGTGAGTTCTTTGGGTAAGGGTCTGACGGCGGCCGCTCTCGGCACGCTGTTGGAGAATCGCGGTCTGAAAGTCGCGCTTCAGAAATTTGATCCCTATCTGAATCTCGATCCGGGCACCATGAGCCCCTACCAGCACGGCGAAGTGTATGTGCTGGATGACGGTGCTGAAACAGACCTTGATCTCGGCCACTACGAGCGCTTCACCAACGTGAAGCTCACCCGCATGAACAACCTGACCAGCGGTCAGGTGTATGCCCGCGTATTAGACAAGGAACGCAAGGGCGAATACCTCGGCAAAACTGTGCAGGTGATCCCCCATGTGACGGATGAGATCCAGCTCCGCATCACCCAGATCGCCGAGCAATCAAAGGTGGACGTGGTCATCACCGAACTGGGCGGCACCACCGGTGACATCGAAGGGCTGCCCTTCCTTGAGGCCATCCGTGAATTCGCTCTGGAAGTCGGTTATAACAACGTCGTCTTTCTCCATGTCACCTATGTTCCGTTCATCAAGGCGGCGGGTGAATTGAAGACCAAGCCGACTCAGCAATCCGTCGCCAAACTGCGCGAGATCGGTATCGCGCCGCACATCCTCGTCTGCCGTTGCGAGAAGCCGTTGGACAAGGAATTGCGCCAGAAAATCTCGATGTTCTGCAATGTGCCTTACGAAGCAGTGATCGAAGAGAAGGACGTGGACCACAGCATCTACGAAGTGCCACTGATGCTCCAACGCGAGCGCATGGATGAACTTGTCTGCAAGCTTCTCCATCTCGAGACGCCCGCGCCGAACATGGCGCATTGGCAGGACATCATCCGCAAGCTCATCGCGCCGCAACATCGCGTGCGCATCGGTGTGGTCGGCAAATACATCGAACTGAACGACGCCTATAAATCCGTCTACGAAGCCGTTATCCACGGCGGCGTGGCGAATGATTGCGGCATCGAGATCGAAAAGGTGGACGCCGAAGATATCGAGAAGTTCGGTGCCGAGAAGATTTTGAAAGGCCTCGGCGGCATCTTGGTCCCCGGCGGCTTCGGCGAACGCGGTATCGAAGGCAAGATCATGGCCGCGCGCTATGCCCGTGAGAACAAAGTGCCTTATCTCGGCCTGTGCCTCGGCATGCAGATCGCGTGCATCGAATTCGCCCGCAACGTGCTGGGCCATGCGGGCGCACACTCCACTGAGTTTGACGCACAGACCTCGAATCCCGTCATCTGCCTCATGGATGAGCAGAAGAAAGTGACGACCAAGGGCGGCACGATGCGCCTGGGCTCACAAGCCTGCCACCTGGCCGAAGGCTCCAAGGCGGCCGCGCTCTACAAGTCCAATGTGATCCATGAGCGTCATCGTCACCGGTATGAGTTTAACAACGCCTACCGCCAGCAGTATGAGGACAAGGGCTTTTCATTCAGCGGCACCTCGCCCGATGGCAAGCTGGTGGAAGTGATCGAGTTGAAGGACCACCCGTTCTACGTGGCGAGCCAGTTCCACCCGGAATTCCAGAGCAAGCCGAACATGCCGCACCCGCTCTTCCAAGGCTTCATCGCCGCCGTGCATCAGCACATGCACCACAAGCCGCTGTAA
- a CDS encoding citrate synthase, translating into MSNPSAVAKGLEGIVAAKTRLSDVRGDVGQLIYCGYDINELAGKVSYEEVVHLLHHGSLPTAKELAEMKATLAGFRELPKGVIDIIQKLPKDTPPMHVLRTGVSALGCFDTAAEDDSMHAQRRKALRLIAQIPVVTAYFHRHRQGLPLVHPDASLGEAANFLYMMDGVKPSAEKESTMDMCYVLHADHGMNASTFSARVTIATLSDIYSAITTAIGTLKGPLHGGANEGVIKMLQEIGSLAKVDAYVEDCLAQKKKIMGIGHRVYKVLDPRAPHLKRMAQILSSKLGEPKWIQMSERIAELMLQRKDLHANVDFYSATVYYSLDIPTDLFTPIFAIARTSGWTAHILEQLADNRLIRPQSEYIGPAVGLTVVPVEKR; encoded by the coding sequence ATGAGCAACCCCTCGGCAGTGGCAAAAGGTTTGGAAGGTATCGTAGCGGCTAAAACGCGTCTGAGCGATGTGCGGGGCGACGTCGGGCAGCTCATTTACTGCGGCTATGACATCAATGAGCTCGCAGGCAAGGTAAGCTACGAAGAAGTAGTTCATCTTTTGCACCACGGTTCTCTCCCTACAGCGAAGGAATTGGCCGAGATGAAGGCCACGCTGGCCGGTTTCCGCGAACTTCCGAAAGGCGTCATCGACATTATCCAGAAGCTGCCGAAGGACACACCGCCGATGCATGTCTTGCGCACGGGCGTTTCCGCTTTAGGCTGCTTCGATACCGCTGCGGAAGATGATTCCATGCACGCGCAGCGTCGCAAGGCGCTCCGCCTGATTGCGCAAATCCCGGTGGTAACGGCTTATTTCCATCGCCATCGCCAAGGTCTGCCGCTCGTGCATCCGGATGCGTCCCTCGGTGAAGCCGCGAACTTCCTCTACATGATGGATGGCGTGAAGCCTTCCGCAGAGAAGGAAAGCACGATGGACATGTGCTACGTGCTGCACGCGGATCACGGCATGAACGCCTCCACGTTCAGCGCCCGTGTGACCATCGCGACCTTGAGCGACATCTACTCCGCCATCACCACGGCGATCGGCACCTTGAAGGGGCCGCTCCACGGTGGTGCGAACGAAGGCGTCATCAAGATGCTCCAAGAGATCGGTTCTCTGGCCAAGGTGGATGCCTACGTGGAAGACTGCCTGGCGCAGAAGAAGAAGATCATGGGTATCGGCCATCGTGTTTATAAGGTGCTCGACCCGCGCGCGCCGCATCTCAAGCGCATGGCGCAGATCCTGAGCTCCAAGCTGGGCGAGCCGAAATGGATCCAGATGTCCGAGCGCATCGCCGAACTGATGCTGCAACGCAAAGACCTGCACGCGAACGTGGATTTTTATTCCGCCACCGTCTATTACTCCCTGGACATCCCGACGGACCTGTTCACGCCGATCTTCGCGATCGCGCGCACCTCAGGCTGGACGGCGCACATTCTCGAGCAATTAGCGGATAATCGTTTGATCCGTCCGCAGAGCGAGTATATCGGACCTGCTGTAGGATTGACGGTTGTGCCGGTCGAGAAGCGGTAA
- the sucC gene encoding ADP-forming succinate--CoA ligase subunit beta — protein sequence MNIHEYQAKQLLAQYGVAVPQGQPCKTVAEAKTAAEQIFAAGHKLAVIKSQIHAGGRGKGTFKHGFKGGVKLAKSVEETVSVAENMLGKVLVTKQTGEEGRLVSTILVASAETIKKEFYLAVLLDRNNSRPLIMASTEGGVEIEEVAEHSPEKILKEWIDPAVGIQPYQARKLASGLGLKGDAFNSGVKLIMGVYKTWWECDAAMVEINPLCIVETPDGKEALSAVDAKISLDDNALYRHKNIQDMRDLAEESPLEIEASKFALNYIKLDGSIACLVNGAGLAMSTMDIIQHYGGSPANFLDVGGGATKDQVTAAFKIILSDAAVKAIFVNIFGGIMDCNVIATGIVAAVKETGLKLPLVVRLEGNNVEAGKKTLAESGLTIISGDTMADAAQKVVATIK from the coding sequence ATGAATATTCATGAATATCAGGCCAAGCAGTTGCTGGCCCAATACGGTGTGGCTGTGCCGCAAGGGCAGCCTTGCAAAACAGTAGCTGAAGCCAAGACTGCTGCTGAACAAATCTTCGCTGCGGGGCACAAGCTCGCGGTGATCAAGTCCCAGATCCACGCTGGTGGTCGTGGCAAGGGAACCTTCAAGCATGGGTTCAAGGGCGGTGTGAAGCTCGCGAAGTCGGTTGAAGAGACGGTGAGCGTCGCGGAGAACATGCTCGGTAAAGTGCTGGTGACGAAGCAAACGGGTGAAGAAGGTCGCTTGGTTAGCACAATCCTCGTGGCTAGCGCCGAGACGATCAAAAAGGAATTTTATCTGGCTGTGTTGCTGGATCGCAACAACTCCCGTCCGCTCATCATGGCGAGCACGGAAGGTGGCGTGGAAATCGAAGAAGTAGCCGAACACAGCCCTGAAAAGATTCTCAAGGAATGGATCGATCCCGCTGTGGGCATCCAGCCGTATCAGGCGCGCAAGCTCGCTTCCGGCCTTGGCTTGAAGGGTGATGCGTTCAACAGCGGCGTGAAGCTCATCATGGGTGTTTACAAGACTTGGTGGGAATGCGATGCCGCGATGGTGGAGATCAATCCGTTGTGCATCGTCGAGACCCCGGATGGCAAAGAAGCGCTCTCTGCGGTGGATGCAAAGATCAGCCTCGATGACAACGCGCTCTATCGCCACAAGAACATCCAGGACATGCGCGACCTCGCGGAAGAATCTCCGTTGGAGATCGAGGCGAGCAAGTTCGCGCTGAATTATATCAAGCTCGATGGCAGCATCGCGTGCCTCGTGAATGGTGCCGGTCTGGCGATGTCCACGATGGATATCATCCAGCACTACGGTGGTAGCCCGGCAAACTTCCTGGACGTTGGGGGTGGGGCAACAAAGGATCAGGTCACCGCGGCGTTCAAGATCATCTTGAGCGATGCCGCTGTGAAGGCGATTTTCGTGAACATCTTCGGTGGCATCATGGATTGCAACGTAATCGCGACGGGCATCGTGGCCGCTGTGAAGGAAACCGGCTTGAAGCTGCCCTTGGTTGTGCGTCTCGAAGGCAACAACGTGGAAGCGGGCAAGAAGACCCTGGCTGAATCCGGCCTCACCATCATCAGTGGCGACACGATGGCGGATGCGGCGCAAAAGGTGGTCGCAACCATCAAGTAA
- a CDS encoding VOC family protein — translation MIRVTEIAFTGYPVSDVARARNFYEKVLGLKNTMAHEIQPGVWWLEYEIAGAALAVTNAWAPTGNSGPTIALEVADLDEALAHLKANNVPVTYGPMDSPVCRFFGVKDPDGNDVAIHQRRAECAH, via the coding sequence ATGATCCGCGTCACAGAAATAGCTTTCACTGGTTACCCGGTCTCTGATGTTGCCCGGGCCCGAAACTTTTATGAAAAGGTTTTGGGCCTGAAGAATACGATGGCACATGAGATCCAGCCGGGTGTCTGGTGGCTGGAGTATGAGATCGCGGGTGCGGCGCTGGCGGTCACCAATGCATGGGCGCCCACTGGCAACAGTGGTCCCACCATCGCGTTGGAGGTCGCTGATCTGGATGAAGCACTGGCCCATTTGAAGGCCAATAATGTGCCGGTCACCTATGGTCCGATGGATTCACCCGTCTGCCGTTTCTTCGGGGTCAAAGACCCGGATGGCAACGATGTGGCGATCCATCAACGCCGCGCGGAATGCGCTCATTGA
- the sucD gene encoding succinate--CoA ligase subunit alpha has protein sequence MSIIVKPDTKVLIQGITGSFGAKHAQLSLAYGTNVVAGVTPGKGGQLFEGKVPIFDTVAEAVKATGATASAVFVPPPFAADAILEGVDAGLDLVVAITEGIPVRDMISVKRAMGGSKTRLIGPNCPGIVTPGEGPNSSGGCRIGIAPGYIHKKGNIGVVSRSGTLTYEAVWQLTSRGVGQSTCVGIGGDPVNGTSHLDVIKMFMADPETHGIIMIGEIGGSAEEEAAAWIKQYGTKPVAGFIAGSTAPPGRRMGHAGAIVSGGKGTAAAKFEAFREAGIGVAATPSEMADTLLKMMK, from the coding sequence ATGTCCATTATCGTCAAACCCGATACGAAAGTCTTGATCCAAGGCATCACCGGTTCCTTCGGTGCCAAGCACGCCCAATTGTCCCTCGCTTACGGCACGAATGTCGTGGCGGGTGTGACGCCCGGTAAGGGCGGCCAGTTGTTCGAGGGCAAAGTGCCCATCTTCGACACCGTTGCCGAAGCCGTGAAGGCCACGGGCGCTACGGCTTCCGCCGTGTTCGTGCCGCCGCCGTTCGCCGCGGACGCGATCCTTGAAGGCGTTGATGCCGGACTCGATCTGGTTGTCGCCATCACGGAAGGCATTCCGGTACGCGATATGATTTCCGTAAAGCGCGCGATGGGCGGCAGCAAGACGCGCCTGATCGGCCCGAACTGCCCTGGCATCGTGACGCCGGGTGAAGGTCCGAATTCTTCTGGCGGTTGCCGTATCGGTATCGCACCCGGCTACATCCATAAGAAGGGTAACATCGGTGTCGTCAGCCGCTCTGGCACGTTGACGTATGAAGCGGTGTGGCAGTTGACCAGCCGTGGCGTGGGCCAATCCACTTGCGTCGGTATCGGTGGCGATCCGGTGAACGGTACGTCGCACTTGGATGTCATCAAGATGTTCATGGCCGATCCGGAAACGCACGGTATCATCATGATCGGCGAGATCGGTGGCAGCGCGGAAGAAGAAGCGGCTGCGTGGATCAAGCAATACGGCACGAAGCCGGTCGCTGGTTTCATCGCCGGTTCCACGGCTCCTCCGGGACGCCGCATGGGTCACGCTGGTGCGATCGTCAGCGGTGGCAAGGGTACGGCGGCAGCGAAGTTCGAAGCGTTCCGCGAAGCCGGCATCGGCGTCGCCGCGACGCCGAGCGAAATGGCTGACACGCTGCTCAAGATGATGAAGTAA
- a CDS encoding TatD family hydrolase: MSAVFYDTHAHLDFPDFTAELPAVVQRATDAGIERLISIGTDLDSSRQAIAIAEKFPAVYAVVGWHPNDALNAPADIRSELRELAQHPKVVAIGETGLDYYRLPSANGGTVAEDEVLKQKQAQIFQQQLEVADETGLNVVIHTRGECFEQTLDIMKPFTPKVRGVFHCFVNDAACMQRVLAMNSIVSFTGILTFKNAQIIRDTLAATPMGSFMFETDSPFLAPVPYRGKRCEPAYVKEITEAAAKVKNCSLEELSAATCETAKKFFFRLK, encoded by the coding sequence ATGTCGGCTGTTTTTTACGACACACACGCACATCTGGATTTCCCTGATTTCACGGCGGAATTACCCGCTGTGGTTCAACGCGCAACAGATGCCGGAATTGAACGCCTCATCTCCATCGGCACCGACCTGGATAGCAGCCGTCAGGCAATCGCTATTGCAGAGAAATTCCCCGCCGTTTATGCCGTTGTGGGCTGGCATCCGAATGATGCTTTGAATGCACCCGCAGATATTCGCAGTGAATTGCGTGAACTCGCTCAACATCCGAAAGTCGTCGCCATCGGGGAAACAGGTTTAGACTATTACCGCCTTCCCAGCGCCAATGGTGGAACGGTTGCTGAGGATGAAGTGTTGAAGCAAAAGCAGGCGCAGATTTTTCAGCAACAATTGGAAGTGGCGGATGAAACCGGTCTCAACGTCGTCATTCACACACGCGGTGAGTGCTTCGAGCAAACGCTAGACATCATGAAACCGTTCACGCCGAAAGTGCGCGGTGTGTTTCACTGCTTTGTGAATGATGCTGCGTGCATGCAGCGCGTGCTCGCGATGAACTCCATCGTCAGTTTCACCGGCATCCTTACCTTCAAAAACGCCCAAATCATCCGCGATACCTTGGCTGCCACGCCGATGGGCAGTTTCATGTTCGAGACCGATTCGCCATTTCTCGCCCCGGTGCCATATCGAGGCAAACGCTGTGAGCCCGCTTACGTGAAAGAGATCACCGAAGCGGCGGCCAAAGTGAAGAACTGTTCATTGGAAGAATTGAGTGCAGCCACGTGTGAGACGGCCAAGAAATTCTTCTTCCGTCTGAAGTAA